From Achromobacter spanius, a single genomic window includes:
- a CDS encoding cupin domain-containing protein, whose translation MKHDQSRLVRIDAGPMKNPVPGKPRRPLSGDAAFRTVTAFEGNAGKAEAGVWESTAGSFQSNTTGYIEFGYIVEGAARLVDPDGTVHELTVGEAFVMPEGYTGRWEVDQFVKKIYFITRMA comes from the coding sequence ATGAAACACGATCAATCGCGGCTTGTCCGCATCGACGCCGGCCCCATGAAGAACCCCGTGCCCGGCAAGCCGCGCCGTCCGCTGTCGGGCGATGCGGCCTTTCGCACGGTGACCGCCTTTGAAGGCAACGCGGGCAAGGCAGAAGCCGGCGTGTGGGAAAGCACGGCCGGCTCCTTCCAGTCCAACACCACGGGCTACATCGAATTTGGCTACATCGTCGAAGGCGCGGCGCGCCTCGTGGACCCGGACGGCACGGTGCATGAACTGACAGTGGGCGAGGCTTTCGTCATGCCCGAAGGCTATACCGGCCGCTGGGAAGTGGACCAGTTCGTCAAGAAGATCTATTTCATTACCCGGATGGCCTGA
- a CDS encoding helix-turn-helix domain-containing protein, with protein sequence MIDLPHRLRTLRRQQSLSLEQLAQRTGLTKSYLSKLERGLSEPSISTVLRLAEAYGVGVSQLVGADDAAQDEVVSVVRVADREALQRRGLGSEYQYESLAGRRKVKAMEPFVVHPPREFPDAAAVFPHPGEEFLLVLKGAIEVHVGERQFRLETGDSVYFDSELPHRMRTVSRAMAEVLVVAAH encoded by the coding sequence ATGATCGACCTGCCGCACCGCCTACGCACCTTGCGCCGCCAGCAAAGCCTGTCCCTGGAACAGCTTGCGCAGCGCACGGGTTTGACCAAGAGCTACCTCTCGAAGCTGGAGCGGGGCCTGAGCGAGCCCTCGATCTCGACGGTGCTGCGCCTGGCAGAGGCTTATGGCGTAGGCGTGTCACAACTCGTGGGCGCGGACGACGCCGCGCAGGATGAAGTGGTCAGCGTGGTCCGGGTTGCCGACCGCGAGGCCCTGCAACGCCGCGGCCTGGGCAGCGAATATCAATACGAGTCGCTGGCTGGCCGCCGCAAGGTCAAGGCGATGGAGCCTTTCGTCGTCCATCCGCCGCGCGAATTTCCGGACGCCGCGGCCGTGTTCCCCCACCCGGGCGAGGAATTCCTGCTGGTGCTCAAGGGCGCCATCGAAGTCCACGTGGGCGAACGCCAGTTCCGCCTGGAAACCGGCGACTCCGTCTATTTCGACTCCGAATTGCCGCACCGCATGCGCACCGTCAGCCGCGCGATGGCCGAAGTGCTGGTGGTGGCGGCGCACTGA
- a CDS encoding aldolase, with protein MADTMHLGKDELIARAQAEMQRQFETPQWTLRERLALTCRILFDGGHDSGLAGQITARAPEPNRYFTQRLGLGFDEITASNLLLVDEDLVVQEGGGMPNPANRFHSWIYRARPDVNCIIHTHPLHVASLSMLEVPLEVSHMDNCPLYGDVAFLKDWPGVPVGNEEGVIISKALGDKRAILLSHHGMLIAAGTVEEACVLALQFERAARMQLLAMAAGKIQPIPPELGHEAHDWILTPKRSQVGFSYYARRALRTHADVLS; from the coding sequence ATGGCCGATACGATGCACCTGGGAAAAGACGAACTGATCGCGCGCGCGCAGGCGGAAATGCAGCGCCAGTTCGAGACCCCGCAATGGACGTTGCGCGAGCGGCTGGCGCTGACCTGCCGCATCCTGTTCGACGGCGGGCATGATTCGGGCCTGGCGGGCCAGATCACCGCGCGCGCGCCCGAACCCAACCGGTACTTCACGCAGCGTTTAGGACTGGGCTTTGACGAGATCACGGCCAGCAATCTGCTGCTGGTCGACGAAGACCTCGTGGTGCAGGAAGGCGGCGGCATGCCCAATCCGGCGAACCGCTTCCATTCCTGGATCTACCGCGCGCGCCCCGATGTGAACTGCATCATCCACACGCATCCGCTGCATGTGGCGTCGCTGTCGATGCTGGAGGTCCCGCTGGAGGTCTCGCACATGGACAACTGTCCGCTTTACGGCGACGTGGCCTTTCTGAAGGACTGGCCCGGCGTGCCGGTGGGCAACGAGGAAGGCGTGATCATTTCCAAGGCGCTGGGCGACAAGCGCGCCATCCTGCTGTCGCACCACGGCATGTTGATCGCCGCCGGGACGGTGGAAGAGGCCTGCGTGCTGGCGCTGCAGTTCGAGCGCGCGGCGCGCATGCAGTTGCTGGCAATGGCCGCCGGCAAGATCCAGCCGATTCCGCCCGAACTGGGGCACGAGGCGCACGACTGGATCCTGACGCCCAAGCGGTCGCAAGTGGGGTTTTCGTATTACGCGCGCCGGGCATTGCGGACGCACGCCGATGTGCTGAGCTGA
- a CDS encoding glutathione S-transferase family protein, with translation MNTQVTHPLAGKPLELADTLRSGNAWKIRLACGLMGLPVKRRTFDIVQGDLETDAFARINPWRQVPALLTPEGQWLAESQAILWYLGKGTSWLPDDRLAQAQVSSWLSFEQTQHMHAFAQPRLLIHLRQTAKADDPEMVAWRAAGMKAAGLMDAHLAGRDYLVGTAPTIADIALYPYTSMAGEGGYDLSGFAHITAWLARMRALPGFTPLIETA, from the coding sequence ATGAATACTCAGGTGACTCACCCGCTGGCGGGCAAGCCGCTGGAACTGGCGGATACGCTGCGATCGGGCAACGCCTGGAAGATCCGGCTGGCCTGCGGGCTGATGGGGCTGCCGGTCAAGCGGCGCACGTTCGACATCGTCCAGGGCGACCTGGAAACCGATGCCTTCGCGCGCATCAACCCATGGCGGCAGGTGCCCGCGCTGCTGACGCCAGAGGGGCAATGGCTGGCGGAGTCGCAGGCCATCCTCTGGTATCTGGGCAAGGGTACGTCCTGGCTGCCGGACGACCGGCTGGCGCAGGCGCAAGTGTCGAGCTGGCTGAGCTTCGAGCAGACCCAGCACATGCACGCCTTCGCGCAGCCGCGCCTGTTGATCCATCTGCGCCAAACGGCGAAGGCGGACGATCCGGAGATGGTGGCGTGGCGCGCGGCCGGCATGAAGGCCGCCGGGCTGATGGACGCCCATCTGGCGGGCCGCGACTATTTGGTGGGTACCGCGCCGACCATCGCGGATATCGCGCTGTACCCTTACACGAGCATGGCGGGTGAGGGCGGTTACGACCTGTCCGGCTTTGCGCACATCACTGCCTGGCTGGCGCGCATGCGCGCATTGCCGGGATTTACGCCGTTGATCGAAACGGCATGA